The Chelonia mydas isolate rCheMyd1 chromosome 1, rCheMyd1.pri.v2, whole genome shotgun sequence nucleotide sequence cgctgcccccacaccccagcccctgtgGGGGTGGCCCTGCTCCCTTCACAGCGCCGTCTCCTTTCTGGGGTCGCTGCAGCAGGTGGGGCCCTCGAAGCGCAGCTGGACGGCTCGCTGGAGGCGCAGCTGGGGGTCCAGCCTGGCGAGGGAGGTGAGAGGGAGGGTCCGCGTCGGCCCCCTGCCTGGCCAGGGCAGGAGGCCGTTGGGCTTGATGTCCCACTCGGGGGATGGCTCCTCCCACCCTGGGCTGCCTGCCTGCGGCTGGGGGCTcttgggggcggggagctggggctggggggccgggcctgcagctgctgggtgaAGGTCGGGCGGTCGGCCGGCACTGTCTGTGCCGTGGCCAGCGAGTGGCaggtggagctgcaggagccgTGCAGGGAGGCGTCAGACAACTTGCCACGCTGGGTCACAGACTCTGGCAAGGCcgagccgggaccctggctgggggcgggggccgcCGGGGGGCTGCTGCCGGAGCTGGCGGAGGAGCGgctggaggcgcccagcggggaggtggtggtggcggtTGGCGCCCTGTAACTCTGCAGCAGGTGCAGGATGGCGGCGTGGCCCCAGCGGGCGGCCACGTGGCTGGGCGTGCGCCCGTACCGGTCGGTGTGGGTGGGGTCAGCGCCCTTCTCCAGCAGTGCCCGCGCCACCTCGCTATGGCCCTCCTGGGCGGCGATGCCCAGTGCCATGGCGCCCTGGATGCAGGCCTGGTCCACGTGGACCCCACACTCCAGCAGGAAGGTCACGGTGCTGGCGTGGCCCTGCCAGGCGGCCGAGTGCAGGGCCGAGCGCTGCTCCGTGTCCGGTGCATTGACATCGGCGCCATGGTGCACCAGCGCCCGCGCCGCCTCCAGCCGCCCCTGCCAGCAGGAGACGTGCAGCGCCGTGCGCTCCTGGGCACCCCGCGCCTCCAGGTCGCTGCCGCTTGCCAGGAGCAGCTCCAGCAGGGCCTGGTGTCCCTCCAGCACCAGCAGGTAGGCCAGGGGCCGCCCCTTGGCATCCAGCAGGTTGGGGTCAGCCCTATGGcgcagcagcagctcagctgtgCCACGGTGCCCCCCCAGTGCAGCCGCGCCCAGCGCTGCGCCCCCATCATGGCCCCGGTGATCCACGGCTGAGCcgctctccagcagcagctgcacgcACTCGCCGCGGCCCTCCTGGGCTGCCAGGATGAGGGGGGTGCGGCCGTCCCGGTCCTGCTGGGCTAGGTGGGCGCCATGCTTGGCCAGTGCCCCACAGGCCCCCATGTGCCCCTCGCTGGCGGCCAGGTGTAGCGGGCTCCAGCCCATGGCGTCCTGGTGGTTCTCGTCCAGCCCGCGCTCCAGCAGGGCCTGCACCATGTCCTCATTGCCCTGGGCGGCCACCAGGCTCAGAGCTGTCCGGCCCTCACCGTCCTTGGAGCCCGCAGCCGCGCCCCACAGCAGCAGGGTCTGCACCATGGTGCCGTGCCCCATGGCGGCGGCCGCCAGCAGGGGGCTGCGCCCCACGGTGTCCACCTGCTCCATGTCAGCCCCGCGCTCCAGCAGCAGGCTCACCACCTCGACGTGGCCGCGGCTGGCCGGCACGCACAGGGCCGCCAGGGACAGTGCCGTGCGCCCGTCCACATCGGCGTGGTCAATGTCGGCGCCGTGACTGAGCAGCTACTCCGCAATCTCACGGTGCCCCATGTAGGTGGCAGCGATCAGGGCCGTGCGCCCCTCGGTGTCGGCCCAGTTCACCTGGGCACCGTGCGCCAGCAGCGTCCGCCCGATGTCCTCGTGGCCCCCCCAGGCGGCTGCCCACAGCGCCGTGTGGTCCTCCGTGTCCCGGCTGTCCATGTCCGTGCCCGCAGCAGGGTGTCCATGGCCTCGGCGTGCCCACCCCAGGCAGCCAAGCGCAGCGCCGTCCAGACCTTCCGGTCAGCGTGGTTGACGTTAGCGCCATGGGGAAGCAGGCAGTGCAGGACCTTAGCATGGCCCTGCTGTGCGGCCAGTGTCAGCGGGGTCTGCCCGTGCCGGTCAGGGGCCTTCACCTCGgcgccccaggccagcagcaggctggccACCTTGGGGTTGCCGCTGTGGGCAGCACTGGCCAGCAGGGTGCACCCGTTGGCATCCCGCTGGCTGGCGCTGGCCCCGCTCTCCAGCAGCTTGCGGACCGAGTCCTCCCGCTCCAGCGCCTGGTGCAGCAGGGCCCCCACGCCGGCCTCCCGTTCGCCCAGGCGTGCCCCCGCCAgccccagcagcctcagcacctCCGTCTCCAGGGGCAGTGTCGGCAGGTCAGCCTGCAGGCAGTGGGCCACGGGCACGTCCTGCCACACCACCCAGAGCGCCCGCTGGCAGGGCGGCAGGTGCAGGCCGGCGCACAGCAGGTGGGGGCCAGGCCGTGCACCTCgcgggggcggagctggggggggggggcggctggcgGCACTGAGGGCCAGCAGGCCGTGGCCCTCAGCCGCGCTGCCCAGGTAGTGCTGGGTGCAGAACTTCACGTCCAGCAGCCACTCGGCGAAGCTGGCATGGAAGAGGATCCGGGTGCCGCCTGCCGGGGATGTGGCGGGTCTCCCGCAGCACCACCGACCCTTCAGCCACCCCGCCCAGCACCCGCTCCAGGTACAGGATGCAGCCAACGCTCTTGATGTGCAGCTGGTTGAGCATCGTGGCCGCCTCGTGGGTCCAGTGCCGGGgcagccccacctcctgctccagccGGCCCAGGACGTATCGCTGCCCGTCCCGCACCGCCGGCGCCCACCGCAGGTCGTCCAGGCCGATCCGCCGGAACCctgggggcaggtgggtggggtCAGCCAGGGGGTGCCACAGGCCTCCCCGCCGCGTGCAACTAGCCTCCCCCCGTGTGCAACTGCCGCCCCCCAGCGTGCTGCCGGCCCCCATCTGaatccagcccccacccccatcccagcccctccctccatgcaAACAGCcgcccgccccaccccgccccccagccaggctctcaccGGCGAACATCCGGGCGAGCGCCTTGCCATGGCGCCGGGCTGAGCAGACGAGCAGCAGCCAGGGGGGCAGCAGCCGGGGGTAGGGGGCAGCAGCTGGGTGATGGTGGCGCTGTGCCCCCCCGGCTGCCACGCGCTGGCCCCCAGGGCGCCGCCCATGTCCACCAGCAGCAGCCGCCTCTGGGGAGATCCGGGGGACAGAGGGGAGACCAGACCCCCAGGGCGATGGGAGGGGTTACAGGGGCAGCCCCCTGAGGAGATGTAGTTGGGGAGAGTCTCTGCCCCACccaagggcaggctggggggctcaTGGGGCAgtctgggggtgctgggggcaaTCTAGGGGCACAGGGGAGAgtctgggggcacagggggcattgggggcacagggggcagtctgggggatgctggaggcacAGGGGAGAGTCTGGGGGCACAGGGGAGAGTC carries:
- the LOC119565112 gene encoding LOW QUALITY PROTEIN: ankyrin repeat domain-containing protein 50-like (The sequence of the model RefSeq protein was modified relative to this genomic sequence to represent the inferred CDS: inserted 1 base in 1 codon; substituted 1 base at 1 genomic stop codon) codes for the protein MTLSPHHFVLGLARQVERCPLLPGYGPRLRQPGAQATLQPARCEQHLKEGSGLPSVPRISPEAAAAGGHGRRPGGQRVAAGGAQRHHHPAAAPYPRLLPPWLLLVCSARRHGKALARMFAGFRRIGLDDLRWAPAVRDGQRYVLGRLEQEVGLPRHWTHEAATMLNQLHIKSVGCILYLERVLGGVAEGSVVLRETRHIPGFAEWLLDVKFCTQHYLGSAAEGHGLLALSAASRPPPPAPPPRGARPGPHLLCAGLHLPPCQRALWVVWQDVPVAHCLQADLPTLPLETEVLRLLGLAGARLGEREAGVGALLHQALEREDSVRKLLESGASASQRDANGCTLLASAAHSGNPKVASLLLAWGAEVKAPDRHGQTPLTLAAQQGHAKVLHCLLPHGANVNHADRKVWTALRLAAWGGHAEAMDTLXAGTDMDSRDTEDHTALWAAAWGGHEDIGRTLLAHGAQVNWADTEGRTALIAATYMGHREIAEXLLSHGADIDHADVDGRTALSLAALCVPASRGHVEVVSLLLERGADMEQVDTVGRSPLLAAAAMGHGTMVQTLLLWGAAAGSKDGEGRTALSLVAAQGNEDMVQALLERGLDENHQDAMGWSPLHLAASEGHMGACGALAKHGAHLAQQDRDGRTPLILAAQEGRGECVQLLLESGSAVDHRGHDGGAALGAAALGGHRGTAELLLRHRADPNLLDAKGRPLAYLLVLEGHQALLELLLASGSDLEARGAQERTALHVSCWQGRLEAARALVHHGADVNAPDTEQRSALHSAAWQGHASTVTFLLECGVHVDQACIQGAMALGIAAQEGHSEVARALLEKGADPTHTDRYGRTPSHVAARWGHAAILHLLQSYRAPTATTTSPLGASSRSSASSGSSPPAAPAPSQGPGSALPESVTQRGKLSDASLHGSCSSTCHSLATAQTVPADRPTFTQQLQARPPSPSSPPPRAPSRRQAAQGGRSHPPSGTSSPTASCPGQAGGRRGPSLSPPSPGWTPSCASSEPSSCASRAPPAAATPERRRRCEGSRATPTGAGVWGQRWAGAIREGQHRAGLSVGCPWQHREPVPARGAGVLLEGYYSG